The proteins below come from a single Candidatus Bathyarchaeota archaeon genomic window:
- a CDS encoding Snf7 family protein, with product MKSFTNQSPPPIREVATKSIYTLKIQQNKLEQASFRLKERDRVLFETCMSALKKNNKDKAAICATEIAEVRKLISFIGNVHLAIERVVMRLETIKELGDIVTDLKPALTLLQGVSQQLFQVLPDVSSELSNVNSTIQETLHATKLSADENLVPVGKKTEAGEEILKEVSCFMEQKLSEALPEPPAAAPVKEKVAKEPQTPIRELVALTASSSQVFGKKTVEEAGFDPEKSMFTFKKSEIKEFSLKVTKPALEDVLLEYVRKSNGEIDLSRCSNELQTSNEEIERALEALGTQGKIKIELRSPE from the coding sequence ATGAAAAGCTTCACTAACCAATCCCCTCCCCCTATTCGTGAAGTCGCCACTAAATCTATTTATACACTTAAAATCCAGCAGAACAAGCTGGAGCAAGCAAGTTTTCGCCTTAAAGAGCGGGATCGTGTTCTTTTTGAAACCTGCATGAGTGCACTTAAAAAGAACAACAAAGACAAAGCAGCGATTTGCGCCACCGAAATCGCTGAGGTCCGCAAGTTAATCAGCTTCATCGGTAACGTGCATTTAGCCATTGAACGGGTTGTTATGCGCCTTGAAACCATCAAGGAACTCGGTGACATAGTCACTGACCTTAAACCTGCACTTACCCTGCTTCAGGGTGTTTCCCAGCAGCTATTCCAGGTGCTTCCTGATGTAAGCAGCGAACTCAGTAACGTTAACTCAACTATTCAGGAAACCCTCCATGCTACCAAGCTCTCCGCCGACGAGAACCTGGTTCCAGTGGGCAAAAAAACCGAGGCGGGCGAAGAAATCCTAAAGGAGGTCTCCTGCTTTATGGAGCAAAAACTCTCCGAAGCCCTGCCTGAGCCGCCTGCTGCGGCGCCAGTCAAGGAGAAAGTAGCTAAAGAGCCTCAAACTCCCATCCGGGAATTGGTGGCTTTAACCGCGAGTTCCTCGCAGGTGTTTGGCAAGAAAACCGTTGAGGAAGCAGGGTTTGACCCCGAGAAATCCATGTTTACCTTCAAGAAATCCGAGATTAAAGAGTTCTCGCTTAAAGTTACCAAGCCAGCGTTGGAAGACGTGCTTTTAGAGTACGTGCGTAAAAGCAACGGCGAAATCGATTTAAGCCGATGTTCCAATGAACTGCAGACTTCCAACGAGGAAATTGAACGTGCCCTCGAAGCGTTAGGAACGCAGGGAAAAATCAAGATAGAGTTACGTTCGCCTGAATAA
- a CDS encoding arginine decarboxylase, pyruvoyl-dependent: protein MIPKYFFFTKGVGKHKEQLQSFELALRDAGIQMCNLVSVSSIVPPGCEQLTREKGLKMIQPGEITFVVIARNATNEPHRLVASSVGVAIPSGKNQYGYLSEHHSFGQTDETAGDYAEDLAATMLATTMGIQFDPETAWDERKKIFKTTGLIIKTANSTQSASGDKNGLWTTTVSAAVFVPEENSK from the coding sequence ATGATACCAAAGTACTTCTTCTTCACAAAAGGAGTTGGAAAACACAAAGAGCAACTCCAATCCTTCGAATTAGCCCTCCGAGACGCAGGCATCCAAATGTGCAACCTAGTCAGCGTGTCAAGCATCGTGCCCCCCGGCTGCGAGCAGCTTACACGCGAAAAAGGCTTAAAGATGATTCAGCCCGGAGAAATCACCTTCGTAGTCATCGCCCGCAACGCAACCAACGAGCCCCACCGCCTCGTCGCATCCAGCGTAGGCGTCGCCATCCCCAGCGGCAAAAACCAGTACGGCTACCTGAGCGAGCATCATAGCTTTGGGCAAACCGACGAAACCGCAGGCGACTACGCAGAGGACCTTGCCGCCACCATGCTTGCCACCACGATGGGTATACAGTTTGACCCCGAAACCGCCTGGGATGAACGCAAAAAAATCTTCAAAACCACCGGGCTCATCATAAAAACCGCTAACAGCACGCAGTCGGCGTCAGGCGACAAAAACGGGCTCTGGACCACCACAGTGTCTGCAGCGGTGTTTGTGCCCGAAGAAAACAGCAAATAA
- a CDS encoding Snf7 family protein, producing the protein MSERFAKKWEAKRDEQAFGDRIKDAVKPPGPLKPRLDFAVRRIELQVQKLDQANERFSQRDKAIFARIVDAYTKHDSARANVFANELAEVRKMSKLIMNAKLALEQITLRLRTVSELGDVVSTLGPAVGVLRSVRSGLVSVFPEAENELGEIGNMLSGIMIEAGQGSGMTLNFDTVNEDASKILTEAATVAEQKIKDKFPDLPPGMPSTPASQAEKTTF; encoded by the coding sequence TTGTCAGAACGATTCGCTAAAAAGTGGGAAGCAAAACGTGATGAGCAAGCATTCGGGGACCGCATAAAAGACGCAGTAAAACCGCCGGGACCACTCAAACCACGTCTTGACTTCGCAGTCAGACGCATTGAACTCCAAGTCCAAAAACTCGACCAGGCAAACGAAAGATTCAGCCAACGCGACAAAGCCATCTTCGCACGCATCGTCGACGCATACACAAAGCATGACAGTGCACGCGCAAACGTCTTCGCAAACGAACTTGCAGAAGTTAGAAAAATGTCCAAGTTAATCATGAATGCTAAACTTGCTCTCGAGCAGATTACATTAAGATTACGAACTGTATCAGAATTAGGCGACGTAGTCTCTACACTCGGCCCAGCTGTCGGTGTTCTACGCTCGGTCAGATCAGGCTTAGTCAGTGTATTTCCAGAGGCAGAAAATGAACTTGGCGAAATCGGTAACATGCTTAGCGGAATCATGATTGAAGCTGGCCAAGGCAGCGGCATGACCCTCAACTTCGACACAGTCAACGAGGACGCATCAAAGATCCTAACTGAAGCAGCAACTGTTGCAGAGCAGAAAATTAAAGACAAGTTCCCAGACCTACCCCCAGGAATGCCATCGACCCCTGCTTCTCAGGCAGAGAAAACAACATTCTAA
- a CDS encoding CdvA-like protein, whose product MSYSNLFLSIGKPIKNEYGRVIGKVASFALSPNGKFDAAYIEFGDGQFSKQPMESLRFSGAEITFISKIKSQAGILCDHIPLIWRKDEALKDLVDKKKITPDVYQELHSSFESVLSQLKKEAQVIIDESSIEVERCQEEISSLSYAIANLEIEHEIGKVDDENYSAAFGLLQETLRRATTEKTDYELTKSRLSSVLLGEQSQPAPKPQPVANKIYAEQVTNTATKLPEPPVVVYVKDIGKTSA is encoded by the coding sequence ATGTCCTACTCCAATCTTTTTCTCTCTATCGGTAAACCCATCAAGAACGAATACGGACGAGTAATCGGAAAAGTCGCATCATTTGCGCTCTCACCAAACGGCAAATTCGACGCAGCATACATCGAATTTGGCGACGGCCAATTCTCCAAGCAGCCCATGGAAAGCCTACGTTTCAGTGGCGCTGAAATCACATTCATCTCAAAAATCAAATCACAAGCAGGCATCCTTTGTGATCACATACCCCTCATCTGGCGCAAAGACGAAGCCCTAAAGGATCTGGTGGATAAAAAGAAAATCACCCCTGACGTTTACCAGGAACTCCACAGCAGCTTCGAAAGCGTCCTCTCCCAGCTTAAGAAGGAAGCGCAAGTAATCATCGACGAATCATCCATAGAAGTCGAGCGCTGCCAGGAAGAGATTTCCTCGCTAAGCTACGCGATTGCTAACTTGGAAATCGAGCATGAAATCGGCAAAGTCGACGATGAAAACTACAGTGCAGCCTTCGGGCTTTTGCAAGAAACCCTGCGGCGGGCAACCACCGAGAAAACTGACTATGAACTCACCAAGAGCCGCCTATCCAGTGTGCTATTGGGCGAGCAAAGCCAGCCCGCACCTAAGCCTCAGCCGGTTGCAAACAAGATTTACGCCGAGCAGGTTACTAACACAGCTACCAAGCTACCTGAGCCCCCTGTTGTCGTCTACGTGAAAGATATCGGAAAAACAAGCGCTTAA
- a CDS encoding AAA family ATPase: MSASNELEKAATAYALDAVRLDKQGQKGRAITLYQKAIESLLQLVQLYPEYGLNKVYVQRAIAYQERIKALQGAVSPMEMNQAANEDGEGGGAATMDGNGLAKPNNEELVITEKPKVNWDEVVGLDVAKKAVKEAIVYPVQRPDLFPLGWPRGILLFGPPGCGKTLLAAAVATEIEANFYSIDAASIMSKWLGEAEQNVAKLFGSARKSSNEGKPAIVFVDELDSLMGAHTNEVGGEIRVRNQFLKEMDGIMDKGKALHVYVIGATNKPWDLDWAFIRRFQKRILVPLADHGTRLSMLKLYSSNLQISPDVDLHELARLAEGFSGSDIRDVCQSAQLKLIGEFFESGKAMDKEAKPRPLTMADFRQILEERKPSVSLDMLSMYNRWFEAFKAL, translated from the coding sequence ATGAGTGCTTCAAACGAGTTAGAGAAAGCGGCAACAGCGTATGCTTTGGATGCTGTGCGCCTAGATAAGCAGGGGCAGAAAGGCAGAGCCATAACCCTCTACCAGAAAGCCATCGAGAGCCTCCTGCAGCTGGTGCAGCTTTATCCGGAGTATGGCCTCAATAAAGTTTACGTGCAACGCGCAATCGCCTACCAGGAGCGCATAAAGGCGCTTCAGGGAGCAGTTTCGCCGATGGAGATGAATCAAGCAGCCAACGAAGACGGCGAAGGAGGAGGAGCAGCAACCATGGATGGAAACGGATTAGCTAAACCCAACAATGAAGAGTTAGTGATCACCGAGAAACCTAAAGTTAACTGGGACGAAGTTGTCGGCTTAGACGTCGCTAAAAAAGCCGTTAAAGAAGCCATCGTTTACCCCGTGCAGCGCCCTGACTTGTTCCCGTTGGGGTGGCCAAGGGGCATCTTGCTGTTTGGTCCTCCGGGCTGCGGCAAAACCTTGCTGGCGGCTGCGGTGGCAACGGAGATCGAGGCGAATTTCTACTCGATTGATGCAGCTTCGATTATGTCTAAGTGGCTGGGCGAAGCCGAGCAGAACGTGGCAAAGCTGTTTGGTTCAGCACGCAAGAGCAGCAACGAGGGCAAACCCGCCATCGTATTCGTGGATGAATTGGACTCGCTTATGGGCGCTCACACTAACGAGGTCGGCGGCGAAATCCGCGTGCGCAACCAGTTCCTTAAGGAGATGGACGGCATCATGGATAAGGGCAAAGCGCTCCACGTCTACGTGATCGGCGCAACCAACAAGCCCTGGGACCTGGACTGGGCGTTTATTCGACGGTTCCAGAAACGCATCTTGGTTCCGCTGGCAGACCATGGTACACGCCTCAGCATGCTCAAGCTCTACTCGAGCAACCTGCAGATTAGCCCAGACGTGGACCTGCATGAACTCGCAAGGCTCGCCGAGGGCTTCTCGGGAAGCGACATACGCGATGTTTGCCAGTCTGCGCAGCTTAAACTCATCGGTGAATTCTTCGAGTCAGGCAAAGCCATGGACAAGGAAGCAAAGCCGCGTCCGTTGACGATGGCTGATTTCCGCCAGATACTGGAGGAACGCAAACCCAGCGTCTCGCTGGATATGCTTTCGATGTATAACCGATGGTTCGAGGCATTCAAGGCACTATAG